One segment of Hemitrygon akajei chromosome 15, sHemAka1.3, whole genome shotgun sequence DNA contains the following:
- the LOC140739201 gene encoding rho GTPase-activating protein 7 isoform X2: protein MIIKQIEARDACDWLRAAGFPQYSQLFEASQFPVDIEVVKNDHEFLDRDATESLCRRLKTLNKCAMMKLEISKDRRKSDESEDDEPCAISNKWTFQRDSQRWSRVETLESPHLESISLPGSPCFKSVDSDDIMFPDLGEKHEVSSVHSSSSSSGGSDNISLQKNAEIHTTDFETSQHSSRCSSIKMPSAHSSFSGPPSPNEVFGFSSYGKCSKTKGRGLFRKMEKLRLRSSSQKKSGHPKLRPFISAPVLREGFDEEKLRNLNCVNVAELEEQFQSQNLSCSSRTCSSSSPSENSSTVSTPSPVLRTRSQIYRKEGGQYVENFNLTLPPCRTQKSNANEGGQNDHLIFHVPHGHKPGTFPKALQHGTASATDNTSVNWRTGSFHGYRKSRFGRDSRGSSPKELDSGQNPQNLDNRISIYDNVPGVHVHLNNGVIADVGDDDVFAEMDDIMEHVNGIQRLVGKWTEKFSDEGESDSANDSTSYPSSPKDIHLEIEKHLGRVNEELPANMAEKSVELDASDVHFERDSGVGSSLKHANRRERPCWPSEQNLNYQNLHLQIDSQSAAQLNLLQKLALLKLTALMDKYSPSSKQGWNWTVPKFIRKIKAPDFKDRVVFGVPLLLNVQRTGHPLPKGILQAMYFLRSQCLDQVGLFRKSGVKSRIQALREMNENSPDGVSYEGQSAFDVADMVKQYFRDLPEPLFTTKLSESFLHIYQYLPTDKQLPAVQSAILLLPDENREALQTLLFFFCDVVACVSENQMTPTNLAVCLAPSLFHLNTLRRESTTSRVSQRKYSLGKPDQRDLSENLAATQGLAHMIAECANLFLVPEQWARQNSTISHQFQMDCTDVLNDSEWYFRIKTALQISLQNLLKEAKEKFKGWTSSCSLEQVEIACKKVDDNHPLRLWKVSTEVEKPPEEILKLLLRSHHLWEKDLLQSKVIKTLDDETEIYHYTISSTFPHPDRDHVVLRTWQVDFQTGLCMLAATSVDTKEVILHGVQANVITFQYHIEPVGPTKSKLVHIRRIDTRGRNPEWYNKVYGYRCAAELLKIRDSFTASDTELRETNI, encoded by the exons GCGATTGAAAACACTGAACAAATGTGCAATGATGAAATTGGAAATTAGTAAAGATAGAAGAAAG AGTGATGAATCAGAAGATGATGAACCTTGTGCTATCAGCAACAAATGGACTTTTCAAAGGGACAGCCAGCGATGGTCTCGTGTAGAAACACTAGAAtctcctcatttagaaagtaTCTCCTTACCTGGGAGCCCTTGCTTTAAGAGCGTTGACAGTGACGATATCATGTTCCCAGACCTGGGTGAGAAGCACGAGGTATCATCggttcacagcagcagcagcagcagtggcGGTAGTGATAATATCAGTCTGCAGAAAAACGCTGAAATCCACACCACAGACTTTGAGACAAGTCAACATTCCTCAAGGTGTTCCTCTATAAAAATGCCTTCTGCCCACTCTTCCTTCAGTGGCCCACCATCCCCTAATGAGGTCTTTGGATTCAGCAGTTATGGAAAATGCTCAAAGACAAAGGGGAGAGGTTTATTTAGGAAAATGGAGAAGCTTCGACTGAGAAGTTCAAGTCAGAAGAAGAGCGGCCATCCGAAGCTCAGGCCATTTATCAGTGCCCCTGTGCTTCGGGAGGGATTTGATGAAGAAAAATTGAGAAACCTCAATTGTGTCAATGTTGCAGAACTCGAGGAGCAATTTCAGAGTCAGAACCTGTCCTGCTCGTCCCGAACTTGTAGCAGTAGCAGTCCATCGGAAAACAGTAGTACTGTAAGCACTCCCAGCCCTGTCCTTAGAACACGAAGCCAGATCTATAGAAAAGAAGGTGGACAGTATGTGGAAAATTTTAATTTGACTTTGCCACCTTGTAGGACCCAAAAGAGCAATGCAAATGAGGGGGGTCAAAATGATCATTTAATTTTTCATGTTCCACACGGTCACAAACCAGGAACATTTCCCAAAGCACTTCAACATGGCACGGCATCAGCAACAGACAACACATCAGTAAATTGGAGGACTGGCAGTTTCCACGGCTACCGAAAGAGCAGATTTGGGAGGGACAGCAGGGGGAGCAGTCCAAAGGAGTTGGACAGTGGACAGAACCCCCAAAATTTGGATAATCGAATAAGCATTTATGATAATGTCCCAGGAGTTCATGTTCACCTGAACAATGGTGTAATAGCAGATGTAGGTGATGACGATGTGTTTGCAGAAATGGATGATATCATGGAGCACGTGAATGGCATCCAAAGGCTGGTGGGCAAGTGGACAGAAAAATTTTCCGATGAAGGTGaatcagattctgcaaatgactCTACATCTTACCCGTCTTCTCCAAAGGACATCCATTTGGAGATAGAGAAACACCTTGGGAGGGTTAATGAGGAGTTGCCAGCTAACATGGCTGAAAAGTCTGTTGAATTAGATGCATCAGATGTCCATTTTGAGAGAGACTCTGGAGTTGGTTCATCTTTAAAGCATGCTAACAG GCGAGAAAGACCATGTTGGCCCAGTGAGCAGAACTTGAACTATCAAAATCTCCATCTGCAAATTGACAGCCAGTCTGCTGCCCAGCTCAACCTGTTACAGAAGCTAGCCCTTCTTAAGCTCACTGCTCTAATGGACAAATACTCCCCCTCCAGCAAGCAAGGCTGGAACTG GACTGTTCCGAAGTTCATCAGAAAGATAAAGGCTCCTGATTTTAAAGATCGAGTGGTGTTTGGAGTTCCATTGCTGCTGAACGTGCAGCGTACAGGGCATCCTCTACCCAAAGGCATACTGCAGGCCATGTACTTCCTGCGGAGCCAATGCCTGGACCAG GTTGGATTATTTAGAAAGTCTGGAGTGAAATCGAGGATCCAGGCATTACGAGAGATGAACGAGAACTCTCCAGACGGTGTCAGCTACGAAGGCCAATCTGCATTTGATGTGGCTGACATGGTGAAACAGTACTTCCGTGATCTACCCGAACCCTTATTTACTACAAAGCTATCTGAGTCATTCCTTCATATTTATCAAT ATCTGCCAACAGACAAGCAATTACCGGCTGTTCAGTCAGCCATCCTGCTGCTCCCAGATGAAAACCGTGAAGCTCTGCAGACTCTCCTCTTCTTTTTCTGTGACGTTGTAGCCTGTGTCAGTGAGAACCAAATGACTCCTACCAACCTTGCTGTTTGCCTGGCTCCATCCCTCTTTCACCTCAACACCCTGAGAAGGGAAAGCACTACCTCGAG GGTAAGCCAGAGGAAATATAGCCTGGGGAAACCTGACCAGAGAGATCTAAGTGAAAATCTTGCAGCCACACAAGGATTGGCACACATGATTGCAGAGTGTGCAAACCTCTTTCTG GTTCCTGAGCAATGGGCAAGGCAAAACTCAACCATCAGTCACCAATTCCAAATGGATTGTACTGATGTTCTAAATGATTCTGAATGGTACTTTCGCATCAAGACTGCACTACAGATCTCCTTGCAGAACCTGCTGAAGGAGGCAAAGGAGAAATTTAAAGGTTGGACCAGTAGCTGCAGCTTGGAACAAGTAGAAATCGCATGTAAGAAG GTAGATGATAATCATCCTTTGCGCTTGTGGAAAGTGTCTACTGAGGTGGAAAAGCCACCAGAGGAGATCCTGAAACTCTTGCTAAGGTCGCATCATCTTTGGGAGAAAGACCTCCTCCAGTCAAAGGTCATTAAGACGCTGGATGATGAGACTGAAATATATCATTACACCATCAGTAGTACCTTCCCACACCCAGACAGAGATCATGTAGTTTTGAG aaCCTGGCAGGTAGATTTTCAAACAGGATTGTGTATGTTAGCTGCCACATCTGTGGATACCAAAGAAGTTATTTTACACGGAGTCCAAGCAAATGTAATCACGTTCCAATATCACATTGAGCCAGTTGGACCCACAAAATCCAAACTCGTTCACATCCGTAGAATAGACACAAG AGGTCGAAATCCAGAATGGTACAACAAAGTATATGGCTATCGCTGTGCTGCTGAACTCCTCAAGATTAGAGATTCCTTCACTGCATCTGATACTGAACTACGAGAAACAAATATATGA
- the LOC140739201 gene encoding rho GTPase-activating protein 7 isoform X1, producing the protein MAHYSKSPLRRSFSEHIKDSTNKAWDIFWKNTREKRLSEIEARDACDWLRAAGFPQYSQLFEASQFPVDIEVVKNDHEFLDRDATESLCRRLKTLNKCAMMKLEISKDRRKSDESEDDEPCAISNKWTFQRDSQRWSRVETLESPHLESISLPGSPCFKSVDSDDIMFPDLGEKHEVSSVHSSSSSSGGSDNISLQKNAEIHTTDFETSQHSSRCSSIKMPSAHSSFSGPPSPNEVFGFSSYGKCSKTKGRGLFRKMEKLRLRSSSQKKSGHPKLRPFISAPVLREGFDEEKLRNLNCVNVAELEEQFQSQNLSCSSRTCSSSSPSENSSTVSTPSPVLRTRSQIYRKEGGQYVENFNLTLPPCRTQKSNANEGGQNDHLIFHVPHGHKPGTFPKALQHGTASATDNTSVNWRTGSFHGYRKSRFGRDSRGSSPKELDSGQNPQNLDNRISIYDNVPGVHVHLNNGVIADVGDDDVFAEMDDIMEHVNGIQRLVGKWTEKFSDEGESDSANDSTSYPSSPKDIHLEIEKHLGRVNEELPANMAEKSVELDASDVHFERDSGVGSSLKHANRRERPCWPSEQNLNYQNLHLQIDSQSAAQLNLLQKLALLKLTALMDKYSPSSKQGWNWTVPKFIRKIKAPDFKDRVVFGVPLLLNVQRTGHPLPKGILQAMYFLRSQCLDQVGLFRKSGVKSRIQALREMNENSPDGVSYEGQSAFDVADMVKQYFRDLPEPLFTTKLSESFLHIYQYLPTDKQLPAVQSAILLLPDENREALQTLLFFFCDVVACVSENQMTPTNLAVCLAPSLFHLNTLRRESTTSRVSQRKYSLGKPDQRDLSENLAATQGLAHMIAECANLFLVPEQWARQNSTISHQFQMDCTDVLNDSEWYFRIKTALQISLQNLLKEAKEKFKGWTSSCSLEQVEIACKKVDDNHPLRLWKVSTEVEKPPEEILKLLLRSHHLWEKDLLQSKVIKTLDDETEIYHYTISSTFPHPDRDHVVLRTWQVDFQTGLCMLAATSVDTKEVILHGVQANVITFQYHIEPVGPTKSKLVHIRRIDTRGRNPEWYNKVYGYRCAAELLKIRDSFTASDTELRETNI; encoded by the exons GCGATTGAAAACACTGAACAAATGTGCAATGATGAAATTGGAAATTAGTAAAGATAGAAGAAAG AGTGATGAATCAGAAGATGATGAACCTTGTGCTATCAGCAACAAATGGACTTTTCAAAGGGACAGCCAGCGATGGTCTCGTGTAGAAACACTAGAAtctcctcatttagaaagtaTCTCCTTACCTGGGAGCCCTTGCTTTAAGAGCGTTGACAGTGACGATATCATGTTCCCAGACCTGGGTGAGAAGCACGAGGTATCATCggttcacagcagcagcagcagcagtggcGGTAGTGATAATATCAGTCTGCAGAAAAACGCTGAAATCCACACCACAGACTTTGAGACAAGTCAACATTCCTCAAGGTGTTCCTCTATAAAAATGCCTTCTGCCCACTCTTCCTTCAGTGGCCCACCATCCCCTAATGAGGTCTTTGGATTCAGCAGTTATGGAAAATGCTCAAAGACAAAGGGGAGAGGTTTATTTAGGAAAATGGAGAAGCTTCGACTGAGAAGTTCAAGTCAGAAGAAGAGCGGCCATCCGAAGCTCAGGCCATTTATCAGTGCCCCTGTGCTTCGGGAGGGATTTGATGAAGAAAAATTGAGAAACCTCAATTGTGTCAATGTTGCAGAACTCGAGGAGCAATTTCAGAGTCAGAACCTGTCCTGCTCGTCCCGAACTTGTAGCAGTAGCAGTCCATCGGAAAACAGTAGTACTGTAAGCACTCCCAGCCCTGTCCTTAGAACACGAAGCCAGATCTATAGAAAAGAAGGTGGACAGTATGTGGAAAATTTTAATTTGACTTTGCCACCTTGTAGGACCCAAAAGAGCAATGCAAATGAGGGGGGTCAAAATGATCATTTAATTTTTCATGTTCCACACGGTCACAAACCAGGAACATTTCCCAAAGCACTTCAACATGGCACGGCATCAGCAACAGACAACACATCAGTAAATTGGAGGACTGGCAGTTTCCACGGCTACCGAAAGAGCAGATTTGGGAGGGACAGCAGGGGGAGCAGTCCAAAGGAGTTGGACAGTGGACAGAACCCCCAAAATTTGGATAATCGAATAAGCATTTATGATAATGTCCCAGGAGTTCATGTTCACCTGAACAATGGTGTAATAGCAGATGTAGGTGATGACGATGTGTTTGCAGAAATGGATGATATCATGGAGCACGTGAATGGCATCCAAAGGCTGGTGGGCAAGTGGACAGAAAAATTTTCCGATGAAGGTGaatcagattctgcaaatgactCTACATCTTACCCGTCTTCTCCAAAGGACATCCATTTGGAGATAGAGAAACACCTTGGGAGGGTTAATGAGGAGTTGCCAGCTAACATGGCTGAAAAGTCTGTTGAATTAGATGCATCAGATGTCCATTTTGAGAGAGACTCTGGAGTTGGTTCATCTTTAAAGCATGCTAACAG GCGAGAAAGACCATGTTGGCCCAGTGAGCAGAACTTGAACTATCAAAATCTCCATCTGCAAATTGACAGCCAGTCTGCTGCCCAGCTCAACCTGTTACAGAAGCTAGCCCTTCTTAAGCTCACTGCTCTAATGGACAAATACTCCCCCTCCAGCAAGCAAGGCTGGAACTG GACTGTTCCGAAGTTCATCAGAAAGATAAAGGCTCCTGATTTTAAAGATCGAGTGGTGTTTGGAGTTCCATTGCTGCTGAACGTGCAGCGTACAGGGCATCCTCTACCCAAAGGCATACTGCAGGCCATGTACTTCCTGCGGAGCCAATGCCTGGACCAG GTTGGATTATTTAGAAAGTCTGGAGTGAAATCGAGGATCCAGGCATTACGAGAGATGAACGAGAACTCTCCAGACGGTGTCAGCTACGAAGGCCAATCTGCATTTGATGTGGCTGACATGGTGAAACAGTACTTCCGTGATCTACCCGAACCCTTATTTACTACAAAGCTATCTGAGTCATTCCTTCATATTTATCAAT ATCTGCCAACAGACAAGCAATTACCGGCTGTTCAGTCAGCCATCCTGCTGCTCCCAGATGAAAACCGTGAAGCTCTGCAGACTCTCCTCTTCTTTTTCTGTGACGTTGTAGCCTGTGTCAGTGAGAACCAAATGACTCCTACCAACCTTGCTGTTTGCCTGGCTCCATCCCTCTTTCACCTCAACACCCTGAGAAGGGAAAGCACTACCTCGAG GGTAAGCCAGAGGAAATATAGCCTGGGGAAACCTGACCAGAGAGATCTAAGTGAAAATCTTGCAGCCACACAAGGATTGGCACACATGATTGCAGAGTGTGCAAACCTCTTTCTG GTTCCTGAGCAATGGGCAAGGCAAAACTCAACCATCAGTCACCAATTCCAAATGGATTGTACTGATGTTCTAAATGATTCTGAATGGTACTTTCGCATCAAGACTGCACTACAGATCTCCTTGCAGAACCTGCTGAAGGAGGCAAAGGAGAAATTTAAAGGTTGGACCAGTAGCTGCAGCTTGGAACAAGTAGAAATCGCATGTAAGAAG GTAGATGATAATCATCCTTTGCGCTTGTGGAAAGTGTCTACTGAGGTGGAAAAGCCACCAGAGGAGATCCTGAAACTCTTGCTAAGGTCGCATCATCTTTGGGAGAAAGACCTCCTCCAGTCAAAGGTCATTAAGACGCTGGATGATGAGACTGAAATATATCATTACACCATCAGTAGTACCTTCCCACACCCAGACAGAGATCATGTAGTTTTGAG aaCCTGGCAGGTAGATTTTCAAACAGGATTGTGTATGTTAGCTGCCACATCTGTGGATACCAAAGAAGTTATTTTACACGGAGTCCAAGCAAATGTAATCACGTTCCAATATCACATTGAGCCAGTTGGACCCACAAAATCCAAACTCGTTCACATCCGTAGAATAGACACAAG AGGTCGAAATCCAGAATGGTACAACAAAGTATATGGCTATCGCTGTGCTGCTGAACTCCTCAAGATTAGAGATTCCTTCACTGCATCTGATACTGAACTACGAGAAACAAATATATGA
- the LOC140739201 gene encoding rho GTPase-activating protein 7 isoform X3: protein MMKLEISKDRRKSDESEDDEPCAISNKWTFQRDSQRWSRVETLESPHLESISLPGSPCFKSVDSDDIMFPDLGEKHEVSSVHSSSSSSGGSDNISLQKNAEIHTTDFETSQHSSRCSSIKMPSAHSSFSGPPSPNEVFGFSSYGKCSKTKGRGLFRKMEKLRLRSSSQKKSGHPKLRPFISAPVLREGFDEEKLRNLNCVNVAELEEQFQSQNLSCSSRTCSSSSPSENSSTVSTPSPVLRTRSQIYRKEGGQYVENFNLTLPPCRTQKSNANEGGQNDHLIFHVPHGHKPGTFPKALQHGTASATDNTSVNWRTGSFHGYRKSRFGRDSRGSSPKELDSGQNPQNLDNRISIYDNVPGVHVHLNNGVIADVGDDDVFAEMDDIMEHVNGIQRLVGKWTEKFSDEGESDSANDSTSYPSSPKDIHLEIEKHLGRVNEELPANMAEKSVELDASDVHFERDSGVGSSLKHANRRERPCWPSEQNLNYQNLHLQIDSQSAAQLNLLQKLALLKLTALMDKYSPSSKQGWNWTVPKFIRKIKAPDFKDRVVFGVPLLLNVQRTGHPLPKGILQAMYFLRSQCLDQVGLFRKSGVKSRIQALREMNENSPDGVSYEGQSAFDVADMVKQYFRDLPEPLFTTKLSESFLHIYQYLPTDKQLPAVQSAILLLPDENREALQTLLFFFCDVVACVSENQMTPTNLAVCLAPSLFHLNTLRRESTTSRVSQRKYSLGKPDQRDLSENLAATQGLAHMIAECANLFLVPEQWARQNSTISHQFQMDCTDVLNDSEWYFRIKTALQISLQNLLKEAKEKFKGWTSSCSLEQVEIACKKVDDNHPLRLWKVSTEVEKPPEEILKLLLRSHHLWEKDLLQSKVIKTLDDETEIYHYTISSTFPHPDRDHVVLRTWQVDFQTGLCMLAATSVDTKEVILHGVQANVITFQYHIEPVGPTKSKLVHIRRIDTRGRNPEWYNKVYGYRCAAELLKIRDSFTASDTELRETNI, encoded by the exons ATGATGAAATTGGAAATTAGTAAAGATAGAAGAAAG AGTGATGAATCAGAAGATGATGAACCTTGTGCTATCAGCAACAAATGGACTTTTCAAAGGGACAGCCAGCGATGGTCTCGTGTAGAAACACTAGAAtctcctcatttagaaagtaTCTCCTTACCTGGGAGCCCTTGCTTTAAGAGCGTTGACAGTGACGATATCATGTTCCCAGACCTGGGTGAGAAGCACGAGGTATCATCggttcacagcagcagcagcagcagtggcGGTAGTGATAATATCAGTCTGCAGAAAAACGCTGAAATCCACACCACAGACTTTGAGACAAGTCAACATTCCTCAAGGTGTTCCTCTATAAAAATGCCTTCTGCCCACTCTTCCTTCAGTGGCCCACCATCCCCTAATGAGGTCTTTGGATTCAGCAGTTATGGAAAATGCTCAAAGACAAAGGGGAGAGGTTTATTTAGGAAAATGGAGAAGCTTCGACTGAGAAGTTCAAGTCAGAAGAAGAGCGGCCATCCGAAGCTCAGGCCATTTATCAGTGCCCCTGTGCTTCGGGAGGGATTTGATGAAGAAAAATTGAGAAACCTCAATTGTGTCAATGTTGCAGAACTCGAGGAGCAATTTCAGAGTCAGAACCTGTCCTGCTCGTCCCGAACTTGTAGCAGTAGCAGTCCATCGGAAAACAGTAGTACTGTAAGCACTCCCAGCCCTGTCCTTAGAACACGAAGCCAGATCTATAGAAAAGAAGGTGGACAGTATGTGGAAAATTTTAATTTGACTTTGCCACCTTGTAGGACCCAAAAGAGCAATGCAAATGAGGGGGGTCAAAATGATCATTTAATTTTTCATGTTCCACACGGTCACAAACCAGGAACATTTCCCAAAGCACTTCAACATGGCACGGCATCAGCAACAGACAACACATCAGTAAATTGGAGGACTGGCAGTTTCCACGGCTACCGAAAGAGCAGATTTGGGAGGGACAGCAGGGGGAGCAGTCCAAAGGAGTTGGACAGTGGACAGAACCCCCAAAATTTGGATAATCGAATAAGCATTTATGATAATGTCCCAGGAGTTCATGTTCACCTGAACAATGGTGTAATAGCAGATGTAGGTGATGACGATGTGTTTGCAGAAATGGATGATATCATGGAGCACGTGAATGGCATCCAAAGGCTGGTGGGCAAGTGGACAGAAAAATTTTCCGATGAAGGTGaatcagattctgcaaatgactCTACATCTTACCCGTCTTCTCCAAAGGACATCCATTTGGAGATAGAGAAACACCTTGGGAGGGTTAATGAGGAGTTGCCAGCTAACATGGCTGAAAAGTCTGTTGAATTAGATGCATCAGATGTCCATTTTGAGAGAGACTCTGGAGTTGGTTCATCTTTAAAGCATGCTAACAG GCGAGAAAGACCATGTTGGCCCAGTGAGCAGAACTTGAACTATCAAAATCTCCATCTGCAAATTGACAGCCAGTCTGCTGCCCAGCTCAACCTGTTACAGAAGCTAGCCCTTCTTAAGCTCACTGCTCTAATGGACAAATACTCCCCCTCCAGCAAGCAAGGCTGGAACTG GACTGTTCCGAAGTTCATCAGAAAGATAAAGGCTCCTGATTTTAAAGATCGAGTGGTGTTTGGAGTTCCATTGCTGCTGAACGTGCAGCGTACAGGGCATCCTCTACCCAAAGGCATACTGCAGGCCATGTACTTCCTGCGGAGCCAATGCCTGGACCAG GTTGGATTATTTAGAAAGTCTGGAGTGAAATCGAGGATCCAGGCATTACGAGAGATGAACGAGAACTCTCCAGACGGTGTCAGCTACGAAGGCCAATCTGCATTTGATGTGGCTGACATGGTGAAACAGTACTTCCGTGATCTACCCGAACCCTTATTTACTACAAAGCTATCTGAGTCATTCCTTCATATTTATCAAT ATCTGCCAACAGACAAGCAATTACCGGCTGTTCAGTCAGCCATCCTGCTGCTCCCAGATGAAAACCGTGAAGCTCTGCAGACTCTCCTCTTCTTTTTCTGTGACGTTGTAGCCTGTGTCAGTGAGAACCAAATGACTCCTACCAACCTTGCTGTTTGCCTGGCTCCATCCCTCTTTCACCTCAACACCCTGAGAAGGGAAAGCACTACCTCGAG GGTAAGCCAGAGGAAATATAGCCTGGGGAAACCTGACCAGAGAGATCTAAGTGAAAATCTTGCAGCCACACAAGGATTGGCACACATGATTGCAGAGTGTGCAAACCTCTTTCTG GTTCCTGAGCAATGGGCAAGGCAAAACTCAACCATCAGTCACCAATTCCAAATGGATTGTACTGATGTTCTAAATGATTCTGAATGGTACTTTCGCATCAAGACTGCACTACAGATCTCCTTGCAGAACCTGCTGAAGGAGGCAAAGGAGAAATTTAAAGGTTGGACCAGTAGCTGCAGCTTGGAACAAGTAGAAATCGCATGTAAGAAG GTAGATGATAATCATCCTTTGCGCTTGTGGAAAGTGTCTACTGAGGTGGAAAAGCCACCAGAGGAGATCCTGAAACTCTTGCTAAGGTCGCATCATCTTTGGGAGAAAGACCTCCTCCAGTCAAAGGTCATTAAGACGCTGGATGATGAGACTGAAATATATCATTACACCATCAGTAGTACCTTCCCACACCCAGACAGAGATCATGTAGTTTTGAG aaCCTGGCAGGTAGATTTTCAAACAGGATTGTGTATGTTAGCTGCCACATCTGTGGATACCAAAGAAGTTATTTTACACGGAGTCCAAGCAAATGTAATCACGTTCCAATATCACATTGAGCCAGTTGGACCCACAAAATCCAAACTCGTTCACATCCGTAGAATAGACACAAG AGGTCGAAATCCAGAATGGTACAACAAAGTATATGGCTATCGCTGTGCTGCTGAACTCCTCAAGATTAGAGATTCCTTCACTGCATCTGATACTGAACTACGAGAAACAAATATATGA